From the genome of Malus sylvestris chromosome 13, drMalSylv7.2, whole genome shotgun sequence:
AGCCAGAAGCCCTATTCAAGGTGAAGGATCCTGAGGTGCGGCGTTTTGTTGAGAAGTGCTTAGTGACCGTGTCTCGTAGGCTTTCTGCTAGGGAGCTTTTGAGAGACCCCTTTCTCCAGGTTGATGACTACGGATACAATTTAAGGCCAACAGAGGATCAAAGGGATATGTATGAAATAGGGCCTCTCTTAAGACAACCTCACTCTTCACTTCATCAAAGTAACAGCTCTTTGAGCAACGGGCATGGCAATTATCTTGGTTACGAAACAGAAAATGATTTGGACTACAATCCGATTGATTATGGATTGAGCGAAATTGATCTCTTCGCTTGTCAAGAGGATGAGCATTTTGGAGATGTTGACCTCACAATCAAAGGGAGGCGGAGAGAAGACGATGACATCTTTTTAAGGCTCAGAATTGCAGATAAAGAAGGTAAAAGTTTCAGTCTAACTGCATACATGTGCTGTTATGTCGTGTAAAATTCTGAAATGAAACTATACGTTCCTTTTCTCTGCAGGCCGCATCCGAAACATCTATTTCCCTTTTGATACTGAGAATGACACGGCATTGAGTGTTGCCAGAGAGATGGTTTCTGAGCTTGATATCACAGACCAAGATGTTACAAAAATAGCAGAGATGATTGATGGTGAAATTACTACCTTGGTACCGGAGTGGATTAAGGGACGTGGCATAGAAGAAATTCCCCATTGCAATAATGCAAGTTTTTGTCAAAATTGTGCTTCGTATGGTTCCATTTTGGATTATGCATCACCGGATATTCCTGGTGTCAAGCACCTCCAAGTTCTTCAGTGCTCAAAACACGGATCAGCTGCTGTCCATGGACGTTTCGAAGAGATTACATACCAAGTTGAAGGCGCAGAGCGTGGTCTTACAGGTGCACCTAGAACATCAAACCATTCTGATGGCTTGCACTATGCTGATATCTGGGCTCAAAGAGAAGGACCGGAATTAAGCTCACAAGGTTCAGGAGATTCGAGTGATATCCAATGCAACGAAAATCATGAAACATTGGATGTAACAAACtttggaaaggaagagagaattATAATGATGGACAATCGGAGTGATTCGAAAGCAAGAAATTCTATCTCAGAGAAACTTTCAGCCACTTCTGATCGGTTAGATGATTATGAGAATGAGCTTCGCCAAGAACTGCGATGGCTCAAAGCAACGTATCAAATGCAGTTGAGGGAGATTAGGGACCAACAGCTTGGAGCTAGACCGAAAGCTTCAAGCCTAATTCCAAATTCAAATCACTCAGAGAACAGGGAGACAAATGGAGCTTCAATGTCCTTGGCTTCGCCCCAGCggacaaaagaaaacaaaaaaccttCCTTGAAATCCTTTTCCTCGGGGAAGCATTTCACATATTTTCCAGTGGATGCTGAAAAGAAACATTTGGCAAGCCCTGGTGTCCAAAATCACGAGGCATTTGATGGGGCTTACAGTCCTGAACAAATCATTACTGCAAAGAGTTTCTATATTGGTGCATTGCTTCCACACTCTCTTCACCGGGCAACTTCTCTACCGGTCGATGCTATAGATGTTTAGGGGCCTGCCAACTTCTCTATTTCTGTCACCAGGTTTACAGTACACCCTCAAATAATACTAGCAGGTGCCTCTTTTCACCGATACGAAAAACAAATGTGATGGATATTACTTGTACAAGCTGAGATTTAATTTACAGCCTGTAGGTTTTGTTCTCAGATGAAACAATTCCaggtaaaaaaattgaatcaatGTACATTACCCACTAACATGAAAGTAAGAAGGCTTGATTACATGAATTTGTGTCTCATGTCTCAGAAGGTAGGAGATAAGAGTTAATGTGATTTATGATGACTGCAGATGATAGTGAATCAGTGATGGGAGTAAATTAGTTGATACATTTCTTTCTGGTCTATAGAATGCCTTTACAAATGAATACACCTCGTGACATGTAAGTTCATCTCGTCCTTGAGACAAGTTCCCAATACTTTCTCCCAGTACCACAAGATGTCAAGAATGGTAGACAACCACTAGAGGAATTTTATCTCGTTTCTTATTCCGATGATATTAGATTACAAAAGCTTAAGCCGCCTAAAATGAGACAACAATGTATATAACTTAGTATAGCACCTAGAGGAATACTAGGTCAGTGTATCAACAAGCAACAGCTACAATTTAGTCTGCTGTTAATGATCTACTTCCTTTTCCTCCACCCAAccttccctttctttttcttctttacaTAAGGTAAAAGCTCCTAAAAAATACCACTTTAAGAGGACTGTATGATGGTTGCTGGTTTTACAGAACAAAAATAGAATGGTCCAGCTGAGAGTCTACTATATAGCTCCACTGGTTTAAATGTCATGGACCTCACTGCAGGGCCATGTGAATTTTGGCCTCACCAAGTAATCAATTTGTGCTATGATATTTGAGGATGAACATTTCCTCCAAATCGGGTATCACTACACCAAATGACTATTGGTCGTAACCATATTCAAGGACTATTTCAAAGTTACGTTGAGGTTAAATATGAAAAACAGTAACAACTCTCTACGTGCAATTTTAGTATTCAATGGTGGATGTACACTAGGGCAAGCGATGGCTATTGCCCATGTTTGGCTATTGCCAATGTTTGCCATTTTGTACTATCCTTGAAATTGCCTCACACTACAttaatgtactctttgaggATATATTTCATTGGAGCAAGGTGTTCGACAAAATGTCAGTAAAAATGTTGGAACTAGTTATTTTAGAAACTAGATATTGTGGTAGGGAATACTTCCGACCTTCTCTTGAAAATCAGTGTTTGAACGTCTCTAATCTTGCCCCAACATGAAAAACTCATGAATACTCGATTGCCAACACAAATCGAAGATCAATAAGTAAACAATAATCCAGAGCACAATGATGCATTATTAAAAACGTTTTTGAGTGTATCAGGCTTTCGTTTCACTATGGTAACCAATGTATGCTTGATTGCATATCTATCCCCCCGCGTGCAGCACGAAAACATTGATACGGCTTTCTGCCTTACGAGCTTTAGAAAAAGTGATTGTACGATAAGCACTTTCACACGTAGACAGATTCCATTTCTCATCACTCTTTTAAAAGTGCTTCTCAAAACAACCTTCCCATGTTGAGTGGGTTAAGTATCAGTCCATCagaagaaaatagaaagaaagaaaagaaatcatGGAAAGTAAAGCCGTACAGAAAAGAAATCATTGATCACCAACAACCACCACCACGACGCATTGAGTACATGTCCAGCTCTTGTCATCCTCGTCAGCCCCTAACCTCCCCACTTTCCCATTTAAACATCTATGACTTTTCCACACCAACAGGTGATCAGAATTTCAGAGTCGGTGACGTTAACCACACAAGCGCACTATTAGAACCTTTGTtatgcatgttttttttttaaccacaaCGGTACAAGGAAAATTTATTGatataaaaaaagaatttatATGTAGTCAGAAGGGACATAAACCTTATTTCTTAtaggcagaaaaaaaaaaaacaaaatacaagaaaagaggggggagggggggggggaggggggacaTACAATTTACCcctcttgaaaaagaaaatacaagaaaaagatGAGGGACATAGACCTTACCTCTCTTGagaaagaaaatacaagaaaaagatTAGGTGAAAAAGAAAACCACGCATCAAGAAGGGGAGAAACCCGTAGGGTGGCATGCCCAAGAAATCTGACTGCAGAATATGAAGAATATCTATAGGAGGAGCGGCATGCCAAACAAGTGAAGAC
Proteins encoded in this window:
- the LOC126597476 gene encoding probable serine/threonine-protein kinase WNK9, giving the protein MNGGTASEEEFSEFVEVDPTGRYGRYNEVLGKGASKTVYRAFDEYEGIEVAWNQVKLYDFLRNPEDLERLYREIHLLKTLKHNNIMKFYTSWVDTTNRNINFVTEMFTSGTLRQYRLKHKRVNIRAVKHWCRQILKGLLYLHSHDPPVIHRDLKCDNIFINGNQGEVKIGDLGLAAVLRKSHADRCVGTPEFMAPEVYEEEYNELVDIYSFGMCILEMVTFEYPYSECNHPAQIYKKVITGKKPEALFKVKDPEVRRFVEKCLVTVSRRLSARELLRDPFLQVDDYGYNLRPTEDQRDMYEIGPLLRQPHSSLHQSNSSLSNGHGNYLGYETENDLDYNPIDYGLSEIDLFACQEDEHFGDVDLTIKGRRREDDDIFLRLRIADKEGRIRNIYFPFDTENDTALSVAREMVSELDITDQDVTKIAEMIDGEITTLVPEWIKGRGIEEIPHCNNASFCQNCASYGSILDYASPDIPGVKHLQVLQCSKHGSAAVHGRFEEITYQVEGAERGLTGAPRTSNHSDGLHYADIWAQREGPELSSQGSGDSSDIQCNENHETLDVTNFGKEERIIMMDNRSDSKARNSISEKLSATSDRLDDYENELRQELRWLKATYQMQLREIRDQQLGARPKASSLIPNSNHSENRETNGASMSLASPQRTKENKKPSLKSFSSGKHFTYFPVDAEKKHLASPGVQNHEAFDGAYSPEQIITAKSFYIGALLPHSLHRATSLPVDAIDV